A single Danio aesculapii chromosome 19, fDanAes4.1, whole genome shotgun sequence DNA region contains:
- the LOC130246384 gene encoding E3 ubiquitin-protein ligase TRIM47-like codes for MDAELFSEQELTCSICLDLFSEPVSTPCGHNFCQGCIGGYWASSAVCSCPLCKREFEERPELSINRVFAQIALKYQQMRYGEAAQARLENPSAAAKPELEPVFCDVCSGVKKPALRSCLTCTASYCDTHLQPHLHTPFYSTHSLLLPHDALRGRTCPEHGRLLEVFCRTDQRCICAICVLEEHRTHTTVSVQTERALKQRLLGKTELELQKCVDRRSAQLAELKSKLLTVQSYSQAEQAEVEQLLSDMSSSIQRIRSELVGGIQDKREAVIGRGQRMVSQQESKLAQLQEHRARLEAQAISDDHIGFLQSFEAASGPMQAEAGQEAEQEAELTLRFSLGDVKAALGEIRDRLEDIRSGEVQYRHSVSTLAESESMMSVRSMRRKDWSLKDLRRIKTGHKKVKGYLEDVSLNPVSAYPFLILSEDRKQLKRGEKLQFYRNNTQRYDVWSCVLGKESFQTGRHYWEVSVGENRDWKLGVVRESAQRKGLFDMTPAAGYYALWWSGNHLRALTAPSLSKVKVAGHLRRVGVYLDCEEGQVIFYNAKSGAELYCFSGPLSEKMLPLFGTADKEVPLVLASAAD; via the exons ATGGACGCGGAGCTGTTCTCGGAACAGGAGCTGACCTGCTCCATCTGTCTGGACCTCTTCAGCGAGCCCGTCTCCACACCCTGCGGACACAACTTCTGCCAGGGCTGCATCGGGGGCTACTGGGCCTCCAGCGCCGTCTGCTCCTGCCCACTGTGCAAGCGGGAGTTCGAGGAGCGGCCGGAGCTCAGCATCAACCGAGTGTTTGCCCAGATCGCACTCAAGTACCAGCAGATGCGCTACGGGGAGGCTGCGCAGGCCCGGCTGGAGAACCCGAGCGCAGCCGCCAAACCGGAGCTGGAGCCGGTGTTCTGTGACGTCTGCAGCGGCGTGAAGAAGCCTGCGCTGCGCTCCTGCCTCACCTGCACCGCCTCCTACTGCGACACACACCTGCAGCCGCACCTGCACACCCCCTTCTACAGCACACACAGCCTGCTGCTGCCGCACGACGCCCTGCGGGGACGCACCTGCCCGGAGCACGGCCGCCTGCTGGAGGTGTTCTGCCGGACCGACCAGCGCTGCATCTGTGCTATCTGTGTTCTGGAGGAGCACCGCACACACACCACTGTCTCTGTGCAGACCGAGCGCGCACTcaaacag AGACTGCTGGGTAAGACGGAGTTGGAGCTGCAGAAGTGTGTGGACAGAAGATCTGCTCAGCTGGCCGAACTGAAGAGTAAACTCCTCACCGTACAG agctaCAGCCAGGCCGAGCAGGCCGAGGTGGAGCAGCTGCTGTCGGACATGAGCTCCTCCATTCAGCGAATCCGCTCTGAGCTGGTGGGCGGCATCCAGGACAAGAGAGAGGCTGTGATTGGCCGAGGCCAGCGAATGGTGTCGCAGCAGGAGTCCAAGCTGGCGCAGCTGCAGGAGCACAGAGCTCGACTGGAGGCTCAGGCTATCTCAGACGACCACATCGGCTTCCTTCAG AGCTTCGAGGCGGCCAGTGGCCCCATGCAGGCGGAGGCGGGACAGGAGGCGGAACAGGAGGCGGAGCTTACACTGCGCTTCTCTCTGGGGGACGTGAAGGCGGCGCTGGGGGAGATCCGGGACCGGCTGGAGGACATCCGCAGCGgagaagtgcagtacagacactccg TGTCGACATTAGCAGAGAGTGAGAGCATGATGAGTGTAAGATCCATGAGGAGGAAGGACTGGTCACttaaag ATCTGCGCAGGATAAAgacag GACACAAGAAGGTCAAAGGTTATCTGG aggaTGTGAGCCTGAACCCAGTCAGTGCGTACCCGTTCCTCATCCTGTCGGAGGACCGTAAGCAGCTGAAGCGCGGAGAGAAGCTGCAGTTCTACAGGAACAACACACAGCGCTACGACGTCTGGTCCTGCGTCCTGGGCAAGGAGAGCTTCCAGACCGGCCGACACTACTGGGAG GTCAGTGTCGGGGAGAATCGGGACTGGAAGTTGGGCGTGGTCCGCGAGTCTGCCCAGAGGAAGGGTCTGTTCGACATGACGCCGGCCGCCGGCTACTACGCCCTCTGGTGGAGCGGCAACCACCTGCGTGCGCTCACCGCTCCGTCTCTATCCAAGGTGAAGGTGGCGGGGCACCTGCGGCGGGTCGGTGTGTACCTGGACTGTGAGGAGGGCCAGGTGATCTTCTACAACGCCAAGAGCGGCGCGGAGCTGTACTGCTTCAGCGGGCCGCTGTCCGAGAAGATGCTGCCGCTGTTCGGCACCGCGGATAAAGAGGTGCCGCTGGTGCTGGCCAGCGCAGCAGACTGA